From [Flavobacterium] thermophilum:
AGCGGGGCGAGGGGCCAGCCCGTTTGCGGGGATGTGTTCACAACGAACAAGGGGGAATGACGATGAAACGGGATGCCGTCATTGTGTCGGCCGTACGGACGGCCATTGCCCGCCAAGGAGGCGCTTTGGCGACGTTGCCGGCGCATATTTACGGTGCGGAAGTGATCAAAGAGGCGATGCGGCGGGCGAACATCGGCCCGGAACACGTCGATGATGTCATCATGGGCAATGTCTTAAGCGGCGGCGGCAACATCGCCCGACTGACGGCGCTGCAAACCGGCTTATCTCTAGAGTTGACAGGTTTGACCGTTGACCGCCAATGCGGTTCGGGCATTAACGCTGTGGCGTTGGCGGCGCAGGCCATTTGGGCCGGCGACGGGGACGTCTATATCGCCGGCGGTGTGGAAAGCATGAGCCGCGCACCGTATTTGATGGACCGCCCGGAAAAACCGTACAGCTCAACACCGCCCAGCTTCCGCAAGTCGCAGCTGTCGCCAAAAGAGATTGGTGACCCGCCGATGGGCATTACGGCGGAGAATTTGGCGAAAAAGTACGGCATCAGCCGTGAAGAACAAGACGCGTTTGCCTTGCGCAGTCAGCAGCGCATGGCGCGCGCCATGCAGGAAGGGCGGTTTGACGAACAAATCGTGCCGATCACCGTTCCGGTGAAAAAAGGCGAGCCGTTCGTCTTCGATACGGATGAACATCCGCGCCCGAACACGACGATGGAAGCGCTGTCGAAGCTGCCGCCGGCATTTTTGGAAGGCGGAACGGTGACAGCCGGAAACAGCTCGGGACTGAACGATGCCGCCTCCGCGCTCGTCATCATGTCGCGGGAAAAAGCAGAGGAGCTTGGCGTAAAGCCGCTTGCCGTCATCCGCGCCCATGCGGTCGCCGGGGTCGACCCGAACATCATGGGCATCGGTCCGGTGCCGGCGACAAGAAAAGTGTTGGAAAAAGCGGGGTTGACGCTTGATGAGATGGACATCATCGAAATCAACGAAGCGTTTGCCGCGCAAGTGATCGCCTGCGACCGCGAGCTTGAAATGGATCCGGAAAAAGTGAACATAAACGGCGGCGCCATTGCCCACGGCCATCCGCTTGGCGCGACCGGGGCGATTTTGATCACAAAAGCGGTGTATGAATTGAAACGCCGCAGCGGGAAGTATGCGCTGATTACGGCGTGCATCGGCGGCGGCCAAGGGATTGCGACCATCATTGAGAGAGAATGACGCATTGGAGACCGTGGAGGATGAAAGAAAAATTAAGGGAAGTGGCCATAGAGTTGTTCGAACGCAAAGGATTCAAAGAAACGTCGGTGCAGGAAATCGTCGAAGCGATCGGGGCAACGAAGGGAGCCTTTTACTACTATTACAAAAGCAAAGAGGAGTTGCTATGTGATATTTGTGTTTCCTATCTGGACGATTTGCTTCGGCAGCAAGCTTGCATTGTCCAAGATCTTGAGAAAAGCTGCACGGAGAAATTGCGGGCCATCGTCCATATGGTCATCTGCAATATCCGCACACGGAAGAAAAGCGCCCGCATTTTCTTCCGTGAGATGCGGCATTTGGCTGACGACCATTTAGAGGAAATCCGCGCCAAGCGGCGGTTGTTTCGCAAGCGGTATGAACAGCTTATTCGGGACGGAATGGCGCGCGGCGAATTCAAGCCGTCGCTTCATGCAGAAATGATTACGTTCGGTCTGCTCGGCATCACCAACTGGAGCTATTATTGGTTCCGGCCTGACGGAGGCATCTCTGAAGAAGAACTGACGGATATTTTCGTTGATTTCATTTTGCACGGTATAAAGGCGCCAAGAGCTGGAGAAAGCGGTCGAAATGAGGAGGAGCTAGGCAATTCGGGCGGTCAGACCGAATGAAAGATCGGCCGCTTTGATGGTCTGGCCAAACGGCAAACAAAAAGGGGGGATCGGGATGGAGCTATTCATCCAACAGCTGTTAAACGGGCTGACTGTTGGAAGCGTTTACAGCCTCGTGGCGTTAGGGTTGACGCTTGTTTACGGCATTTTGCACATTCCAAACTTCGCCCACGGCGCGCTGTATATGATGGGCGGTTATGTTACATTGATGGCTATGACGAAGCTCGGGATGCCGTATGGGATCGCGATCGTCGCATCGATGGCGGCGGTCGGGCTGCTTGGCGTCTTGATGGAGCGGCTCGTGTTTTATCCGCTTCGCAATGCGCCGCCGCTCCATGATAAAATCGCGGCGATCGGCATCTTGCTCTTTTTGGAAGCGTTTGCCCAGTTCGTCTGGGGGGCGGACTATCAGACGATGCCGACCCCGTATGGCGATGTCGTCACGGTGTTCGGATTCACATTGACCATTCAACGCATCCTCATCATCGCATCCGCTGTCATCATCATGATCTTGCTTTACCTCTTCTTGAAAAAGACGTTCATCGGGGCTTCCATCATCGCGATGGCGCAAAACCGCGAAGGGGCGAATTTGGTCGGCATCAATACGAACAAAGTGGCCATGCTGACGTTTTTCCTCTCCGGCAGCCTGGCTGCGCTCGCCGCGTCGCTCGCTTCGCCGATCAACCTCGTGTTTCCCGGCATGGGGCATCTCGTCATCTTGAAAGCGTTTGTCATCATCATTCTCGGCGGCATGGGAAGCATTCCCGGCGCCATTGTCGGCGGCTATATTTTAGGATTCAGCGAGAGTTTGGGGGCGACATATGTGTCGAATGACTACAAGGACATTATCGCTTTTGCCATCCTCGTCATCATTTTAACGGTCAAACCGAACGGACTGTTTGCCAAGGAGGGACATTGATGGCCGTTTTCGAAAAACGACGCCTATGGCTTGCTGTTCTCGCGGCGTTGGCACTCGCCTTCCCACTGCTTGTGACCAACGGCTATTACGTGCATATGATGACTATTTCCTTTATTTGGATGATTGCGGTGTACGGATTGAACTTGTTTGCCGGCTATACGGGGTATTTGTCGCTTGCCCACGCTGGATTTTTTGCGATCGGCGCGTATGCGCTCGGCATTTTGACGGTAAAAGCCGGCTGGCCGTTTTGGCTTGCTTTTGCCGCAGCGTGTTTGCTGACGACGTTGATCGGCGTTTTCGTCGGACTTGTCGCCTTGCGAACGAAAGAACACTTTTTCGCCATTTATACACTTTGCGTCGGCTACATCATCTATTTGATCATTGACAAATGGGACAGTTTAACCGGCGGAGTGCGCGGGTTTATCGGCATTCCGGCGCCGGCTGACATCGGCCCGCTCTCGTTTCAAACGCCCGTCGCCCAATATTATTTGGTGTTATGCTTCTTGGTTGCGGTCATCTTCACCATGTACCGCCTTGTCTATTCGTTGACCGGACGGACGTACATCGCCATTCGCAACAGTGAGGAGCTCGCGTTGACGCTTGGCATCTCGACGATGAAAAACAAACTCGCCTCGTTTGTTCTCTCGGTCTTTTTTACATCGCTTGCCGGAGCGCTGTACGCGTCGTTCATCCGCTTTCTTGGCCCGGACATTGCGTACGTCAGCGTCATGTTCGACTTTTTAACGTACTTGCTTGTCGGTGGGATTGGCACGCTTGCCGGTCCGGTCGTCGGGACGTTGCTGATTACGTTTCTGTCCCAACAATTGCAGTTTTTGCAAGATTACCGGATGTTGATTTTCGGTCCGGTGCTGACGTTGCTCATCATCTTTTACCCTCATGGCATTGCCGGGGGGGTCATCCGTTTGAAAGCAAAGCGTGAAGAAGCGCGCCGTCTCGATCCAGAAGCGAACCGAGTTGCTGCGGAACTGGCCGTCTCGAGCCAAGGACGAGGCGAGCGGCACGCAGAGGAGGGATAACGATGCTTTTGCACGTTGAACGGTTGACGAAGCGGTTTGGCGGGCTTCTGGCGGTCAACGATGTCACCTTTTCCGTCGAGCAAGGGAAGATCAACGCCATCATCGGCCCAAACGGAGCCGGCAAATCGACGTTTTTCAATTTAATCAGCGGCTTGCACCGGCCGACGTCAGGGACGATTACGTTCAAAGGGCGCGATATTACCCGCCTGCCGGCAAACGAACGGGCGAAGCTCGGCATCGCCCGCACGTTTCAAACGACTCACTTGTTTGAACAGGCGACGGTGATTGACAACGTCATCATCGGCCATCGTCTCCGCACATCATCCAACTTATTTGATGCCATTTTGCGCACGAAACGGCACCGCCGCGAGGAACAGGCATGCAAAGAAAAGGCGATGGAAGTGCTCGACTTTGTTGGGCTCACCGATGTGGCGGATCGGCTCGTTGCTAACCTGTCGCAGGAACAGAAAAAGCGGGTGGCGTTTGCGCTCGCCTTGGCGACCGATCCGGAACTCGTCCTGCTTGACGAGCCTGCTGCCGGCGTCAACCCGGACGAAACGGAAGGGTTGGAAGAGCTGATTGTCAAAATGGTCAAGGGCGGCCTGACAGTTTGTCTCATTGAACATAAAATGTCGATGATTATGAAAATCGCTGACCGCATTATGGTGTTGAACTATGGAGAGAAAATTGCAGAAGGAACGCCGGAGGAAGTGAAAAACAACGAGGCGGTCATTCAAGCGTACTTAGGAGGGAGCGCCATTGCTTGAAGTTGCGAACGTATCGGTCCGCTATGGGAGTTTTGCCGCCATTCGCGATGTGACGTTTTCCGTCAAGCGAGGAGAGATTGCGGTTTTGCTCGGTGCCAATGGAGCAGGAAAAAGTACATTGTTCCGCACGATCAGCGGACTGCACAAACCTGTGCAAGGGGAAATCCGCCTCAACGGTGAGCGCATCGACTCACTTCCGCCTGATCGCATCGTCGGGCGCGGCGTCGTGCAATGCGCGGAAGGGCGCAAACTGTTTCCGCGCATGAGCGTATACGAAAATTTGCTGATGGGCGCTTACGTTCATCGAAAGGATAAAGATGGCATCCGCCGATCGTTGGAACACGTATATGAATTATTTCCCATCCTGCGGGAAAAGCGCAATGAGCCGGCCGGATCGCTAAGCGGCGGCCAGCAGCAAATGCTTGCCATCGGACGCGCCTTAATGTCGCGCCCTGCGGTGCTCTTGCTTGATGAGCCGTCGATCGGGC
This genomic window contains:
- the lptB_1 gene encoding Lipopolysaccharide export system ATP-binding protein LptB, which produces MLLHVERLTKRFGGLLAVNDVTFSVEQGKINAIIGPNGAGKSTFFNLISGLHRPTSGTITFKGRDITRLPANERAKLGIARTFQTTHLFEQATVIDNVIIGHRLRTSSNLFDAILRTKRHRREEQACKEKAMEVLDFVGLTDVADRLVANLSQEQKKRVAFALALATDPELVLLDEPAAGVNPDETEGLEELIVKMVKGGLTVCLIEHKMSMIMKIADRIMVLNYGEKIAEGTPEEVKNNEAVIQAYLGGSAIA
- the livF_1 gene encoding LIV-I protein F is translated as MLEVANVSVRYGSFAAIRDVTFSVKRGEIAVLLGANGAGKSTLFRTISGLHKPVQGEIRLNGERIDSLPPDRIVGRGVVQCAEGRKLFPRMSVYENLLMGAYVHRKDKDGIRRSLEHVYELFPILREKRNEPAGSLSGGQQQMLAIGRALMSRPAVLLLDEPSIGLAPLIVEQMFATIKQINQEGTTILLAEQNAHAALSIAHHGYVFENGTIVASGTAEELLANDDVRKAYIGG
- the thlA gene encoding Acetyl-CoA acetyltransferase, which gives rise to MKRDAVIVSAVRTAIARQGGALATLPAHIYGAEVIKEAMRRANIGPEHVDDVIMGNVLSGGGNIARLTALQTGLSLELTGLTVDRQCGSGINAVALAAQAIWAGDGDVYIAGGVESMSRAPYLMDRPEKPYSSTPPSFRKSQLSPKEIGDPPMGITAENLAKKYGISREEQDAFALRSQQRMARAMQEGRFDEQIVPITVPVKKGEPFVFDTDEHPRPNTTMEALSKLPPAFLEGGTVTAGNSSGLNDAASALVIMSREKAEELGVKPLAVIRAHAVAGVDPNIMGIGPVPATRKVLEKAGLTLDEMDIIEINEAFAAQVIACDRELEMDPEKVNINGGAIAHGHPLGATGAILITKAVYELKRRSGKYALITACIGGGQGIATIIERE
- a CDS encoding leucine/isoleucine/valine transporter permease subunit → MAVFEKRRLWLAVLAALALAFPLLVTNGYYVHMMTISFIWMIAVYGLNLFAGYTGYLSLAHAGFFAIGAYALGILTVKAGWPFWLAFAAACLLTTLIGVFVGLVALRTKEHFFAIYTLCVGYIIYLIIDKWDSLTGGVRGFIGIPAPADIGPLSFQTPVAQYYLVLCFLVAVIFTMYRLVYSLTGRTYIAIRNSEELALTLGISTMKNKLASFVLSVFFTSLAGALYASFIRFLGPDIAYVSVMFDFLTYLLVGGIGTLAGPVVGTLLITFLSQQLQFLQDYRMLIFGPVLTLLIIFYPHGIAGGVIRLKAKREEARRLDPEANRVAAELAVSSQGRGERHAEEG
- the livH_1 gene encoding LIV-I protein H, whose amino-acid sequence is MELFIQQLLNGLTVGSVYSLVALGLTLVYGILHIPNFAHGALYMMGGYVTLMAMTKLGMPYGIAIVASMAAVGLLGVLMERLVFYPLRNAPPLHDKIAAIGILLFLEAFAQFVWGADYQTMPTPYGDVVTVFGFTLTIQRILIIASAVIIMILLYLFLKKTFIGASIIAMAQNREGANLVGINTNKVAMLTFFLSGSLAALAASLASPINLVFPGMGHLVILKAFVIIILGGMGSIPGAIVGGYILGFSESLGATYVSNDYKDIIAFAILVIILTVKPNGLFAKEGH
- the kstR2_3 gene encoding HTH-type transcriptional repressor KstR2: MKEKLREVAIELFERKGFKETSVQEIVEAIGATKGAFYYYYKSKEELLCDICVSYLDDLLRQQACIVQDLEKSCTEKLRAIVHMVICNIRTRKKSARIFFREMRHLADDHLEEIRAKRRLFRKRYEQLIRDGMARGEFKPSLHAEMITFGLLGITNWSYYWFRPDGGISEEELTDIFVDFILHGIKAPRAGESGRNEEELGNSGGQTE